A DNA window from Acidobacteriota bacterium contains the following coding sequences:
- a CDS encoding carbohydrate kinase family protein codes for MDLVFVGSATYDLLGQVEGVLRSEGHHQLSRWGFGFGGKAPNAAAYSAHAGARTAYVGVVGSDFESSGHKAYLQGLGVEVEGVYRSARKTPLFVSLGHSGVLCTLGAGIEVIEEDRQRLRRHFVQQTLGRKPWALYCSMLDSGLIAEVFAAARQTGIRAAWNPLCLDVDDENLARLLDATDYLFMNEEESRLLQTGLGAATCALVKRYGLSCAATTLGEGGALIELPGQAIEISAPAVGEAIDSTGAGDAFAGTFLAVLARKGPQAVEEAADRAVRTASRVVTRLGAEIPAPRPAT; via the coding sequence ATGGATCTGGTTTTCGTCGGCAGCGCTACTTATGACCTGCTGGGGCAGGTCGAGGGAGTGCTGCGTTCCGAGGGGCATCATCAGCTTTCCAGGTGGGGCTTCGGTTTCGGCGGCAAGGCTCCCAACGCGGCCGCTTACAGCGCTCACGCCGGAGCCCGCACAGCTTATGTGGGAGTCGTGGGCAGCGACTTTGAAAGCTCGGGCCACAAAGCCTACCTGCAAGGCCTGGGAGTCGAGGTTGAGGGCGTCTATCGCTCGGCCCGCAAGACGCCGCTCTTTGTTTCGCTGGGCCACTCGGGCGTCCTCTGCACGCTGGGCGCCGGCATCGAAGTGATCGAGGAAGATCGCCAACGGTTGCGCCGGCACTTCGTCCAACAAACCCTTGGCCGCAAGCCCTGGGCCCTCTATTGCTCCATGCTCGATAGCGGATTGATCGCCGAGGTTTTCGCGGCCGCCCGCCAGACAGGAATCCGCGCGGCCTGGAATCCGCTCTGCCTCGATGTCGACGACGAGAACCTGGCGCGGCTGCTGGACGCCACCGACTACCTGTTCATGAACGAAGAGGAGTCACGGCTCTTGCAGACAGGACTGGGCGCCGCCACCTGTGCGCTGGTGAAGCGCTACGGCTTATCCTGCGCCGCCACCACGCTGGGGGAGGGAGGAGCGCTCATCGAGCTTCCCGGACAAGCGATCGAGATCTCGGCCCCGGCGGTTGGAGAAGCGATCGACTCCACTGGAGCCGGAGACGCTTTCGCGGGCACCTTCCTGGCCGTCCTGGCGCGGAAGGGGCCGCAGGCGGTGGAGGAAGCGGCTGACCGGGCCGTCCGGACCGCCTCTCGAGTCGTCACCCGCCTGGGCGCCGAGATTCCCGCCCCCCGCCCTGCAACCTGA